A genomic segment from Streptomyces sp. NBC_00459 encodes:
- a CDS encoding glutamyl-tRNA reductase, giving the protein MSLLVVGLSHRSAPVSVLERAALSQDAQIKLLQDTVAAEPAAEAALLATCNRIELYADVDKFHAGVAELSTLLAQHSGVGLDELTPYLYVHYEDRAVHHLFSVACGLDSMVVGEGQVLGQIKDSLALAQDLHSAGRLLNDLFQQALRVGKRAHSETGIDRAGQSLVTFGLQQLAGGKVTGASVEAWAAGRKALVIGAGSMSSLAAATLARLGVAEIVVANRTPDRAERLAQIINENSENSQYEGSDGDEGGVPSVSARAVPMESVPFELTRADIAVSCTGATGLVLTAEIIAAAVEGRVPADEAGPAPRTTATGDVRGVLPPTSIGTDDGCPLDLSAVQNGQAGQAVQESAGFSVMGEAAVAGMDAATLEQHAAWVDNGTVGRRDPARRTPDDDRELIAALALTAATLGRIPEQRRPETPAGAARPPAVLSLLDLAMPRDVDAAAHRLAGVRLVDIESLAEASADVPMAADVDQVRRIVADEVAAFGAALRAAHITPTVVALRAMAADVVAGEIARLDGRLPGLDEKHRAEITQTVRRVVDKLLHAPTVRVKQLAAEPGGAGYADALRTLFDLDQETVDGVSRWADRADNDDDHAESRGRA; this is encoded by the coding sequence ATGAGTCTCCTCGTCGTCGGGCTGAGCCACCGCAGTGCTCCCGTGAGTGTCCTCGAACGCGCCGCGCTGTCCCAGGACGCGCAGATCAAGTTGCTTCAGGACACCGTCGCCGCCGAGCCGGCCGCCGAGGCCGCGCTGCTCGCCACCTGCAACCGCATCGAGCTGTACGCGGACGTGGACAAGTTCCACGCGGGTGTCGCCGAGCTGTCCACGCTGCTCGCCCAGCACAGCGGGGTCGGCCTGGACGAGCTCACCCCGTATTTGTACGTGCACTACGAGGACCGGGCCGTCCACCACCTGTTCTCCGTCGCCTGCGGGCTCGACTCCATGGTCGTAGGCGAGGGGCAGGTCCTCGGGCAGATCAAGGACTCGCTCGCTCTCGCGCAGGATCTGCACTCCGCCGGCCGGCTGCTGAACGACCTGTTCCAGCAGGCCCTGCGGGTCGGCAAGCGCGCTCACTCGGAGACCGGCATCGACCGGGCCGGACAGTCCCTGGTCACCTTCGGGCTCCAGCAGCTGGCCGGGGGGAAGGTAACCGGGGCTTCCGTGGAAGCCTGGGCCGCGGGCAGGAAAGCCCTGGTGATCGGTGCCGGGTCCATGTCCTCGCTGGCCGCCGCCACGCTCGCGCGCCTCGGGGTCGCCGAGATCGTCGTCGCCAACCGGACCCCGGACCGCGCCGAGCGGCTCGCGCAGATCATCAACGAGAACAGCGAGAACAGCCAGTACGAGGGCTCCGACGGTGACGAGGGCGGCGTGCCGTCCGTGTCCGCCCGCGCGGTTCCGATGGAATCGGTGCCGTTCGAGCTGACACGTGCCGATATAGCCGTTTCCTGTACCGGCGCGACCGGGCTGGTCCTGACCGCCGAGATCATCGCGGCGGCCGTCGAGGGCCGGGTACCGGCGGACGAGGCCGGACCGGCCCCTCGTACGACCGCGACGGGCGACGTACGCGGAGTCCTGCCGCCCACCAGCATCGGCACCGACGACGGCTGTCCGCTGGACCTGTCCGCCGTACAGAACGGGCAGGCCGGGCAGGCTGTGCAGGAGTCGGCCGGGTTCTCGGTGATGGGCGAGGCCGCCGTCGCCGGGATGGACGCGGCGACGCTGGAACAGCACGCGGCCTGGGTCGACAACGGCACCGTCGGCCGACGGGACCCCGCTCGTCGTACGCCCGACGACGACCGTGAACTGATCGCCGCGCTCGCCCTGACCGCCGCCACCCTCGGGCGGATTCCCGAGCAGCGCCGCCCCGAGACGCCGGCCGGTGCGGCGCGGCCCCCGGCCGTGCTCTCGCTGCTCGACCTGGCGATGCCCCGGGACGTCGACGCCGCCGCGCACCGGCTGGCCGGGGTGCGGCTGGTGGACATCGAGTCGCTGGCCGAGGCCTCGGCGGACGTCCCGATGGCGGCCGACGTGGACCAGGTCCGGCGGATCGTCGCCGACGAGGTCGCGGCCTTCGGGGCCGCCCTGCGGGCCGCGCACATCACCCCCACCGTCGTCGCGCTGCGCGCCATGGCCGCCGATGTCGTCGCCGGTGAGATCGCCCGGCTCGACGGGCGGCTGCCCGGGCTCGACGAGAAGCACCGGGCCGAGATCACACAGACCGTGCGGCGCGTGGTCGACAAACTGCTGCACGCGCCGACCGTACGGGTCAAGCAGCTCGCGGCCGAGCCCGGCGGCGCCGGGTACGCGGACGCGCTGCGCACCCTGTTCGACCTCGACCAGGAGACGGTCGACGGTGTATCCCGTTGGGCGGATCGGGCGGACAACGATGACGACCACGCCGAGAGCCGAGGGCGAGCATGA
- a CDS encoding redox-sensing transcriptional repressor Rex, whose translation MATGRTHRTATRSRGIPEATVARLPLYLRALTGLSERSVPTVSSEELAAAAGVNSAKLRKDFSYLGSYGTRGVGYDVEYLVYQISRELGLTQDWPVVIVGIGNLGAALANYGGFASRGFRVAALIDADPDMAGKPVAGIPVQHSDDLERIIADNGVSIGVIATPAGAAQPVCDRLVAAGVTSILNFAPTVLTVPDGVDVRKVDLSIELQILAFHEQRKAGEEADAAAAAADAVAADAAPVVAAKVRGRSGGRGKGPDGDVPAVMPA comes from the coding sequence GTGGCAACTGGCCGAACTCACCGAACGGCGACCCGCAGCCGAGGGATTCCCGAGGCCACCGTCGCCAGGCTTCCGCTGTACCTCCGTGCGCTGACCGGACTGTCGGAGCGCTCGGTACCCACGGTCTCCTCCGAGGAACTGGCCGCCGCCGCGGGCGTCAACTCCGCGAAGCTGCGCAAGGACTTCTCCTACCTGGGCTCCTATGGGACGCGTGGCGTGGGGTACGACGTCGAGTATCTCGTCTATCAGATCTCGCGTGAGCTGGGGCTGACCCAGGACTGGCCGGTTGTGATCGTCGGTATCGGTAATCTCGGCGCCGCCCTCGCGAACTACGGCGGCTTCGCCTCCCGTGGATTCCGGGTGGCCGCTCTCATCGACGCCGATCCCGACATGGCGGGAAAGCCCGTCGCCGGTATTCCGGTGCAGCACTCGGACGATCTGGAAAGGATCATCGCGGACAACGGCGTGTCCATTGGCGTTATCGCCACCCCCGCCGGTGCCGCCCAGCCCGTGTGCGACCGGCTCGTCGCCGCCGGTGTGACCTCCATTCTCAACTTCGCGCCCACCGTGCTGACCGTCCCGGACGGTGTCGACGTACGCAAGGTCGATCTCAGCATCGAGCTGCAGATCCTCGCCTTCCACGAGCAGCGCAAGGCGGGCGAGGAGGCCGACGCCGCAGCTGCCGCCGCCGACGCGGTGGCGGCCGACGCCGCCCCGGTGGTCGCGGCCAAGGTGCGGGGCCGCAGTGGTGGTCGTGGCAAAGGACCTGACGGGGACGTTCCCGCCGTGATGCCGGCATGA
- a CDS encoding glutaredoxin family protein: protein MSPLFRRSDRRTPQSRLVTLIRKPGCHLCDDAQGVVEKVCADLGVPWEQKDITQDEELNREYWEQIPVVLIDGAQHTFWRVSEERLRKALT from the coding sequence ATGAGTCCCCTCTTTCGGCGCAGCGACCGTCGTACGCCACAGTCCCGGCTCGTCACTCTGATCCGGAAGCCCGGTTGTCATTTGTGTGATGACGCACAGGGAGTTGTCGAGAAGGTGTGTGCCGATCTCGGGGTGCCGTGGGAACAGAAGGACATCACTCAGGACGAAGAACTCAACCGTGAGTACTGGGAACAGATCCCTGTCGTGCTCATCGACGGCGCCCAGCACACGTTCTGGCGTGTCAGCGAAGAACGTCTTCGCAAAGCCCTCACATAG
- a CDS encoding HAD family hydrolase: protein MAALGWLTPRRRSATARSVLAGEASAEAARKSSQELEELTSAPELSGDAEEPAFPVLGDVRAAAFFDLDNTVMQGAAIFHFGRGLYKRKFFESRDLYRFAWQQAWFRLAGIEDPEHMQDARDSALSIVKGHRVAELMSIGEEIYDEYMAERIWPGTRALAQAHLDAGQKVWLVTAAPVEIATVIARRLGLTGALGTVAESVDGVYTGKLVGEPLHGPAKAEAVRALATAEDLDLTRCAAYSDSHNDIPMLSLVGHPYAINPDAKLRKHARQLDWRLRDYRTARKAAKVGIPAAAGVGAVAGGTAAAIALHRRRR from the coding sequence ATGGCCGCTCTCGGATGGCTCACTCCCCGTAGGCGCTCCGCCACGGCGCGGAGCGTGTTGGCAGGCGAGGCCTCTGCGGAGGCAGCGCGCAAATCCTCCCAGGAGCTGGAGGAACTGACGTCCGCGCCGGAACTGTCGGGCGACGCCGAAGAACCGGCGTTCCCCGTACTCGGTGACGTCAGGGCCGCCGCCTTCTTCGACCTCGACAACACCGTGATGCAAGGCGCCGCGATCTTCCACTTCGGCCGGGGCCTGTACAAACGGAAGTTCTTCGAGTCCCGCGATCTCTACCGATTCGCCTGGCAGCAGGCGTGGTTCAGGCTGGCCGGCATCGAGGACCCCGAGCACATGCAGGACGCCCGGGACTCCGCCCTCTCCATCGTCAAGGGCCACCGTGTCGCCGAACTGATGTCGATCGGCGAGGAGATCTACGACGAGTACATGGCCGAACGCATCTGGCCGGGCACGCGCGCGCTGGCCCAGGCACACCTGGACGCGGGCCAGAAGGTGTGGCTGGTGACGGCGGCCCCGGTGGAGATCGCCACGGTCATCGCCCGCCGCCTCGGCCTCACCGGCGCCCTGGGCACGGTCGCGGAGTCGGTGGACGGCGTATACACGGGCAAGCTGGTGGGCGAACCCTTGCACGGCCCGGCCAAGGCGGAGGCGGTACGCGCCCTGGCGACGGCGGAGGACCTGGACCTGACCCGTTGCGCGGCGTACAGCGACTCGCACAACGACATCCCCATGCTCTCCCTGGTGGGCCACCCCTACGCGATCAACCCGGACGCCAAGCTCCGCAAACACGCCCGCCAACTGGACTGGCGTCTGCGGGACTACCGCACCGCCCGCAAGGCGGCGAAGGTCGGCATCCCGGCGGCAGCCGGCGTAGGAGCGGTGGCCGGCGGCACAGCGGCAGCCATCGCCCTCCACCGCCGCCGCCGCTGA
- a CDS encoding ECF subfamily RNA polymerase sigma factor, BldN family — MYPHVGVDASGLATLRATVLDLLRGFVPTAYAAPAFATAAPLGPCYALADGTAAVGRRGRAAGAAAPRRPAADSDSARMMDLVERAQAGEADAFGRLYDQYSDTVYRYIYYRVGGKATAEDLTSETFLRALRRIGTFTWQGRDFGAWLVTIARNLVADHFKSSRFRLEVTTGEMLDANEVERSPEDSVLESLSNAALLDAVKRLNPQQQECVTLRFLQGLSVAETARVMGKNEGAIKTLQYRAVRTLARLLPEDAR, encoded by the coding sequence GTGTACCCACACGTCGGGGTTGACGCCTCGGGCCTGGCTACGCTGCGCGCAACGGTCCTAGACCTGTTGCGCGGCTTCGTCCCCACCGCGTACGCCGCACCCGCATTCGCCACCGCCGCACCACTCGGCCCGTGCTACGCACTGGCCGACGGAACCGCCGCGGTCGGCAGACGAGGACGCGCGGCCGGCGCCGCCGCTCCTCGCCGCCCCGCCGCGGACAGTGACAGCGCCCGCATGATGGACCTTGTCGAGCGTGCCCAGGCCGGTGAGGCCGACGCCTTCGGCCGCCTCTACGACCAGTACAGCGACACTGTGTACCGGTACATCTACTACCGGGTGGGCGGAAAGGCCACCGCGGAGGACCTGACGAGCGAGACGTTCCTGCGCGCCCTGCGCCGCATCGGAACCTTCACCTGGCAGGGCCGTGACTTCGGCGCCTGGCTCGTCACCATCGCCCGCAACCTCGTCGCCGACCACTTCAAGTCCAGCCGTTTCCGACTCGAAGTGACCACGGGCGAGATGCTGGACGCCAACGAGGTCGAGCGTTCACCGGAGGACTCCGTCCTGGAGTCCCTCTCGAACGCCGCTCTCCTCGACGCCGTGAAACGCCTCAACCCCCAGCAGCAGGAGTGCGTGACACTGCGCTTCCTCCAGGGGCTGTCCGTCGCCGAGACCGCGCGCGTGATGGGCAAGAACGAGGGTGCCATCAAGACCCTCCAGTACCGCGCCGTCCGCACACTCGCCCGGCTCCTCCCGGAAGACGCGCGCTGA
- a CDS encoding DUF5667 domain-containing protein, which translates to MIANVSAHRRANAFAQALEELSDRDSAAEQPEGPAPDTAPEPAPAAAERADHQADHRAERTEPNRLVALATGLGELPKPVLDPAVKVVHRAQLVAAMEAMLRDGTVPGGEAANPLVPEQRSRAKGAHRASGLGKLRPRTRLTKGLAAGGLSVGVAAGAFGGVAAASSDALPGDSLYGLKRGIEDIKLNYLADGDSERGQVYLDQASTRLNEARRLMERDRAGQLDHESLGEIRRALSGMRHDVSEGHRLLHEAYQRDPDSLGPIQALDTFSRSHREAWGALRDRLPVQLGDVSQEVSSVFDAIDQEVAPLQSLLPKPPSPSGGSGRGDNGDQRQGSGPGSSTSSSGSDRSAAPSNTGGDSTDGRGSSSGNPKPSASGAGSDGLLGGNTGDLLDPPQNSGTASPSTTTPSITEPDVTLPPLLPGLLPGLGIDSEDAS; encoded by the coding sequence GTGATCGCGAACGTTTCGGCGCACCGGCGGGCGAACGCCTTCGCCCAGGCCCTGGAGGAGCTGTCCGACCGGGACTCGGCGGCCGAGCAGCCCGAAGGACCGGCACCGGACACCGCACCGGAACCGGCCCCGGCTGCCGCGGAACGGGCGGACCACCAGGCGGACCACCGGGCGGAACGGACCGAACCGAACCGACTGGTGGCCCTCGCGACCGGTCTCGGCGAGCTGCCCAAGCCAGTGCTCGACCCCGCGGTCAAGGTCGTCCACCGGGCCCAGCTGGTGGCCGCGATGGAGGCCATGCTGCGGGACGGCACGGTGCCGGGAGGCGAGGCGGCGAACCCTTTGGTGCCCGAGCAGCGCTCCCGGGCCAAGGGCGCTCACCGGGCGAGCGGGCTGGGGAAGTTGCGACCCCGTACACGGCTGACGAAGGGTCTCGCCGCCGGCGGACTCAGCGTGGGTGTGGCCGCCGGAGCCTTCGGCGGTGTCGCCGCTGCCAGTTCCGACGCCCTGCCCGGTGACTCGCTGTACGGCCTCAAGCGCGGCATCGAGGACATCAAGCTCAACTACCTGGCCGACGGCGACAGCGAACGCGGTCAGGTCTACCTCGACCAGGCCTCGACGCGGCTCAACGAGGCCCGCCGGCTGATGGAGCGCGACCGCGCCGGTCAGCTCGACCACGAGTCGCTCGGCGAGATCCGCCGTGCCCTCTCCGGTATGCGGCACGACGTCTCGGAGGGCCACCGTCTGCTGCACGAGGCCTACCAGCGCGACCCCGACTCCCTGGGCCCCATCCAGGCCCTGGACACCTTCTCCCGCTCCCACCGCGAGGCATGGGGCGCTCTGCGCGACCGCCTTCCCGTACAACTCGGGGATGTGAGCCAGGAGGTGTCGTCGGTCTTCGACGCCATAGACCAAGAGGTCGCCCCCCTCCAGTCCCTGCTCCCGAAGCCTCCTTCCCCGAGCGGCGGAAGCGGAAGGGGCGACAACGGGGATCAACGGCAGGGCTCCGGACCGGGGTCGAGCACCAGCTCGTCCGGTTCCGACCGGTCGGCCGCGCCCAGCAACACCGGCGGCGACTCCACGGACGGGCGCGGCTCCAGCAGCGGCAACCCCAAGCCGTCCGCCTCCGGCGCCGGCAGCGACGGCCTCCTCGGCGGCAACACCGGGGACCTCCTCGACCCGCCGCAGAACAGCGGCACGGCGTCCCCGTCGACGACAACCCCGTCCATCACCGAGCCCGACGTCACGCTCCCGCCGCTCCTCCCGGGCCTCCTGCCCGGCCTGGGCATCGACAGCGAGGACGCGAGCTAG
- a CDS encoding lysophospholipid acyltransferase family protein, which produces MADAKVIPFDDDRSRAGAVPRPSRRRSAGSGRRKGESAVVREVQPLPGRARPQDDVQVTREQQPPQESQDQPGHQSPSPASDSGGIGGLERRIAGGLSFLRRRLTGDYEVDDFGYDAELTDQVLMSLVRPLYEKYFRVEVKGIENIPAEGGALIVANHSGTLPLDGVMMQVAVHDNHPAGRHLRLLAADLVFMLPVVNELARKAGHTLACAEDAERLLGRGELVGVMPEGFKGIGKPFSERYKLQRFGRGGFVSTALRQGAPIIPCSIVGAEEIYPMIGNAKTLARVLGFPYFPITPTFPLLGPLGAIPLPTKWTIQFGEPIRTDGYSPEAAEDPMLMFNLTDQVREQIQHTLYKLLVQRRSVFF; this is translated from the coding sequence ATGGCGGATGCCAAGGTCATTCCGTTCGACGACGACAGGTCCCGCGCGGGCGCCGTCCCGCGGCCGTCGCGCCGCCGGAGCGCGGGCAGCGGCCGACGCAAAGGCGAATCGGCGGTGGTTCGCGAGGTCCAGCCCCTGCCGGGACGAGCCCGCCCGCAGGATGATGTTCAGGTGACACGAGAGCAACAGCCGCCCCAGGAGTCCCAGGACCAGCCCGGGCACCAGTCCCCGTCGCCCGCCTCCGACAGCGGTGGCATCGGCGGCCTTGAACGGCGTATCGCGGGCGGCCTGTCCTTCCTGCGGCGCCGGCTCACCGGGGACTACGAGGTCGACGACTTCGGCTACGACGCCGAACTCACCGACCAGGTTCTGATGTCTCTGGTGCGCCCGCTGTACGAGAAGTACTTCCGGGTCGAGGTCAAGGGCATCGAGAACATCCCGGCCGAGGGTGGCGCCCTGATCGTCGCCAACCACTCCGGGACGCTGCCGCTGGACGGCGTGATGATGCAGGTCGCCGTGCACGACAACCATCCGGCGGGCCGCCATCTCCGGCTGCTCGCGGCGGACCTGGTCTTCATGCTCCCGGTGGTCAACGAGCTGGCCCGCAAGGCCGGTCACACCCTGGCCTGTGCGGAGGACGCGGAACGGCTCCTGGGGCGCGGTGAACTGGTCGGTGTGATGCCGGAGGGCTTCAAGGGCATCGGCAAGCCGTTCAGCGAGCGGTACAAGCTGCAGCGTTTCGGGCGGGGTGGCTTCGTGTCGACGGCCCTGCGGCAGGGCGCGCCGATCATCCCGTGCTCGATCGTCGGGGCCGAGGAGATCTACCCGATGATCGGCAACGCGAAGACGCTGGCCCGGGTGCTTGGCTTCCCGTACTTCCCGATCACGCCGACCTTCCCGTTGCTGGGTCCGCTGGGCGCGATCCCGCTCCCCACGAAGTGGACGATCCAGTTCGGTGAGCCGATCCGCACGGACGGCTATTCACCGGAGGCGGCCGAGGACCCGATGTTGATGTTCAATCTGACGGACCAGGTCAGGGAACAGATCCAGCACACCCTGTACAAGTTGCTGGTGCAGCGGCGGTCGGTCTTCTTCTGA
- a CDS encoding NAD-dependent epimerase/dehydratase family protein yields MGKVVLVTGVARQLGGRFVRRIQRDPQVDRVIAVDAVPPEHHLGGADFIQADIRQPTIARVLAETNADTVVHLDVTGIALGTGSRVTVKETNVIGTMQLLGACQKSPAVKRLVVKSSTNVYGSAPRDPAVFTETTSPKSLPSGGFAKDAVEVEGYVRGFARRRPDVAVAVLRFANILGPTADSPLAQYFAMPVLPTVFGYDPRLQFVHEDDVIEVLRLASHEPERGTLNSGTFNIAGDGVLLLSQCSRRLGRPTMPLLLPAVTWAGSLVRTLGVTDFSPEQIRLLTHGRVVATNQMRETLGYQPKFTTAETFEDFARVRGPGLLPPAALARVVDRIAALPFVPFAGGAARDTTTTTTVTTAGEAT; encoded by the coding sequence TTGGGCAAGGTCGTGCTCGTGACCGGAGTGGCCCGTCAACTGGGGGGCCGGTTCGTACGACGGATCCAGCGTGACCCCCAGGTGGACCGGGTCATCGCGGTGGACGCGGTTCCCCCCGAGCACCATCTGGGCGGCGCCGACTTCATCCAGGCCGACATCCGGCAGCCCACCATCGCGCGGGTGCTCGCCGAGACGAACGCCGACACGGTCGTGCACCTGGACGTGACGGGCATCGCGCTGGGCACTGGCAGCCGGGTCACGGTCAAGGAGACCAACGTCATCGGCACCATGCAGCTGCTGGGTGCCTGTCAGAAGTCGCCCGCCGTGAAGCGGCTGGTCGTGAAGTCCAGTACGAACGTGTACGGCTCCGCGCCCCGGGATCCGGCGGTGTTCACCGAGACCACGTCGCCCAAGTCGCTGCCCAGCGGCGGCTTCGCCAAGGACGCGGTGGAGGTCGAGGGGTATGTGCGCGGGTTCGCGCGGCGCCGGCCCGACGTCGCCGTGGCTGTGCTGCGCTTCGCCAACATCCTGGGGCCGACGGCGGATTCGCCGCTCGCCCAGTACTTCGCGATGCCGGTCCTGCCGACCGTGTTCGGCTACGACCCCCGGCTCCAGTTCGTGCACGAGGACGACGTGATCGAGGTCCTGCGCCTCGCCTCGCACGAACCGGAGCGCGGAACGCTCAACAGCGGCACGTTCAACATCGCCGGCGACGGAGTCCTGCTGCTCTCGCAGTGCTCCCGGCGGCTCGGCCGTCCCACCATGCCGCTGCTGCTGCCCGCGGTCACCTGGGCCGGCTCACTGGTGCGTACGCTGGGCGTGACGGACTTCTCGCCCGAGCAGATCCGGCTGCTCACACACGGCCGGGTCGTGGCGACGAACCAGATGCGCGAGACTCTGGGCTATCAGCCGAAGTTCACGACCGCCGAGACGTTCGAGGACTTCGCGCGCGTCCGCGGTCCCGGTCTACTGCCGCCGGCGGCCCTCGCGCGGGTCGTCGACCGGATCGCCGCGCTGCCCTTCGTACCCTTCGCGGGCGGCGCCGCCCGCGACACGACCACCACCACAACTGTCACGACAGCTGGCGAAGCGACCTGA
- a CDS encoding 30S ribosomal protein bS22, whose product MGSVIKKRRKRMAKKKHRKLLKRTRVQRRNKK is encoded by the coding sequence GTGGGCTCTGTTATCAAGAAGCGGCGCAAGCGGATGGCCAAGAAGAAGCACCGCAAGCTGCTGAAGCGCACGCGCGTTCAGCGTCGCAACAAGAAGTAG
- a CDS encoding helix-turn-helix domain-containing protein has product MAAAGERPLNEVQFLTVAEVASVMRVSKMTVYRLVHSGHLPAIRVGRSFRVPEQAVHEYLRESYVGVETA; this is encoded by the coding sequence ATGGCTGCAGCTGGCGAGAGGCCTCTGAACGAGGTTCAGTTCCTAACCGTGGCGGAAGTCGCCTCGGTGATGCGAGTGTCCAAGATGACCGTGTACCGATTGGTGCACAGCGGTCATCTGCCCGCGATCCGGGTGGGGCGGTCCTTCCGCGTCCCCGAGCAAGCGGTTCACGAGTACCTCCGCGAGAGCTATGTGGGGGTGGAGACAGCCTGA
- a CDS encoding phosphatase, whose translation MLSAGALRAHLLAARLAGPVATSREESLRSYRLFAARDPRVLIGLDPEWTWRQRDLLGLMADKCGVSADPQCTSGCDVIDPERTLVALDAFAERLSAAVRRRAPVLLGTGHPHRLLGFYAALADALSAAGCAVLTPAQGSSVDITTRFGLRTYNLDYVRGVALVREPGAGAAGREPGAHTHSPLPVRTALAAAAEAGGRLPELVIGDHGWVCGAGQLGFEAIGLADTDDPALFVGEAEGRVSVVVPLDDAVRSDYYRPLTRYVLNRACLSQ comes from the coding sequence GTGTTGAGTGCCGGGGCGTTGCGTGCCCATCTCCTGGCCGCCCGTCTCGCCGGGCCCGTGGCCACCTCGCGGGAGGAGAGTCTGCGGAGTTATCGGCTTTTCGCCGCCCGTGATCCCCGGGTACTGATCGGACTCGATCCCGAATGGACTTGGCGGCAACGGGATCTGCTCGGGCTGATGGCCGACAAATGTGGGGTTTCGGCCGATCCGCAGTGCACCTCCGGATGTGATGTGATCGATCCGGAACGGACACTCGTGGCCCTCGATGCCTTCGCCGAGCGACTCTCCGCAGCCGTGCGACGCCGGGCTCCCGTACTTCTGGGGACCGGTCACCCGCACCGACTGCTCGGTTTCTACGCCGCGCTGGCGGACGCTCTGTCGGCGGCGGGATGTGCTGTCCTCACCCCGGCGCAGGGTAGCTCTGTCGACATAACGACCCGGTTCGGTCTACGCACGTACAACCTTGACTACGTACGAGGAGTCGCGCTCGTACGGGAACCGGGTGCTGGGGCCGCCGGGCGTGAGCCGGGCGCACACACGCACTCTCCCCTCCCGGTTCGGACGGCTCTGGCGGCCGCCGCCGAAGCCGGCGGGAGGCTCCCGGAGCTGGTGATCGGGGACCACGGATGGGTCTGCGGTGCAGGTCAACTGGGGTTCGAGGCCATTGGGCTGGCCGATACGGACGATCCCGCGCTCTTCGTCGGTGAGGCCGAGGGGCGCGTGTCCGTCGTCGTTCCACTTGATGACGCCGTGCGGTCTGATTACTACCGGCCGCTTACCCGCTACGTACTCAATCGAGCGTGTCTGTCACAGTAG
- a CDS encoding spore-associated protein A → MKLSRRRSTTTAALASVTALAALGGLFATAAPASAASNSRAEDLCGPGYKTVATTAVGSVGRIYVTWSEAEGKTCAVTLRNSTGPRTQIRIELNVIADHETTSVQDADRYLSYAGPVYYPSRGYCVQWFGAINGVQGSGTGVCN, encoded by the coding sequence ATGAAGCTGTCCCGTCGCCGAAGCACCACCACCGCCGCTCTCGCGTCCGTCACCGCTCTCGCCGCCCTCGGCGGCCTGTTCGCCACCGCGGCGCCGGCGTCCGCCGCGTCGAACTCGAGGGCCGAGGACCTCTGTGGCCCCGGCTACAAGACCGTCGCCACCACGGCGGTCGGCAGCGTCGGCCGGATCTACGTGACGTGGAGCGAGGCCGAGGGCAAGACCTGCGCGGTGACCCTCCGCAACTCGACCGGCCCCCGCACCCAGATCCGCATCGAGCTCAATGTCATCGCCGACCACGAGACCACCTCGGTCCAGGACGCCGACAGGTACCTCAGTTACGCGGGCCCGGTGTACTACCCGTCCCGTGGCTACTGCGTCCAGTGGTTCGGCGCGATCAACGGCGTCCAGGGGTCCGGCACGGGCGTCTGCAACTGA